The window tactgcctttttgctcaGTAGGGCAGTATAGTGCGTTCTGCTTCCCTGTAGCTCCTGGTTGTCTTTATGTACAGTAGATAGTGTTACACTGTGTCAAAAATGTAGGCCAACAAAGGTAACTTGAAGCTTTTAGATGAAGAGCTTTGTGACACTATTTGAAACCGCTGACAGTCTAGTTGATTTACTACTGGGCAGTGTACGTTAGACACCaaatgggggggaaaaaacaggGAAGCACAACCAAGACTTCATTTTCCGATGCATAACATTAAATCATTTTTCCAATTGTGTTCTCTAATAAACACAACCCTGGTGTTACTGAACAGAAAAGTATACTTTGAAAGAAGGTAGTAAAGTATAGTGCCtataccagtggttcccaaacttggggtAAAATTGAAATGGTGTCCCCTGAGAAAGTCTGTAATCTTATCAAAGAAAATAAAGAACTTATCTTCAAATGGATATAAAATATGTATGTAGTGTCAACctaagaggccttttacactatTAGATGTTTTCATGTCATTTTATGTGTTGGGACAGCCTGCTGGACCTAAAATTGAATAGATATGAAACGCCCAGCATTAACTAGGGTATAGTGTTAatttcagaacagcctcaatttgtcggggcatggactctccaaggtgtcgaaagtgttccacagggatgctggcccatgtgacTACAATGTtttccacagttgtgtgaagttggctgaatgtcctttgggtggtggaccattcttgatacacacaggaaactgttgggagaaaaacccagcagcgttacagttcttgacacaaaccggtgtgcctggaaCCAACTACcacaccccattcaaaggcactgaaatcttttgacttgcacattcaccctctgaatggcacacatacacaatcctgtcccctccctttcatctacactgatttgaagtgtatttaacaagtaacatcaatacgggatcattgctttcacctggattcacctggtcagtcggtcATGGAGGGAGCAGGTGTTCtaaatgttttgtatacttagTGTATATCAGTACTTTGAACTTCCAATGGCAGACATTTCTAAGAAATGTTAACTTTCCAAATCTTTTGCTACTTTTTAGTCAGAGAATGAACATGCTAATGGTGTTACAAATAATGTAGGCTTAAGTCATTAATTTCCTTCACATAGTAGAATCAATGAGTAAGTCGGCTAATATTAGCAATTCAGACAAAAAGCTCTGACATTACTCTATATTTCATAGTTCACAAAGATGAAGTTGAATAGAGCTCGATTTTTATTCTATATTCATCATTATTCAGGACTTGGAAACTCTGTTTATCAAAGTTGTCTGACTAGCCCACTTGTCGTACATCATGAAATTCCATTGGGTCTGGTACTGCAGAAATGCTGCTTAAGACACTGTGATATTTACAGCTGTGGttacatctctccatccctcagcttGATGGCAAAAAAGTGGCTGCAGTTTTGCTGAAAAACGAATGAATGACTGTGGCATTAATGTTCTCACACATAAAGCACACTTGCGCTATCACATCCATGATATACATATATTTCCTGATAGCACTCTGAaatggagtcagtcagtcagacagctaTGTTGGCAAGGCCGCCAAGGACACGTGAGTCACTGGAAGGCTATGAAAAGAAGCCAGATACGTGAAATTGCATGGAACACGCTGCACTGCCAAACATCTGTTTCCAGAAAAGATGTTGTTGGTTTGGAAACAATATGATAAATCAAGCAGAGATAGGAACCGATGGCACATGACACACACTGAATGAAACAGTGGTCAATCACCGCACAGTACACCGCATAACAACGTAGAATTGATTGTGTTTGGTTTATGTGACAAGGTCTTTCTTTAAAATTTTAGCCCCATCATTCTCCCCAAGCATTGACAATGGAGACCTATAACTCatctatttttttaattaaaaaaaaaaaaaattcaacattTTGAATGTTGACGTGAGGCGGTGGGTGGGTTCAGCCTCCAAATGCTTCTTCCAAACGAGCACCAGCCCTCATTAGTGTTCTCCCAAGTCCCTGAGCCACTGCTTACAGATGCAGGCAACCCGACTTCCTACTCCCTAGAATTCATAGACCGAAAAGTGACCCAACTATTGCTTCTGGTTGAAAGCTGAGGGGAATTGAGCCAAATGGCAGTGGACCAAGTGACCAAGGCGTGCCTTTTGCGTTTTGTTGTTTTAATGCATTGTAAATCCGATGCACAACCCTATGCCCAGCACACCAATAACATTCCCAGGACATTAACTGACAATTCTGATTTGGTTTTGATGTAACATTAGGATTATAACGCCCCAAAAACCATCATAGATAGTCTGTGAGCGGTCTATCAGTGGAGACAAGAAGCTGAGAAAAGGAAACTACTGTATTTCCTAGTACCTAATGTCTTTCTGTAAAGGGGAGGGGAAAAGCTGATGGGTTAAGATGAGATAAGATGGTCAGGCTGAGTGTTTTACAGGCAGGGGCAGACCAACGCCCTGGGGCAGGAAACAAGTAATGACTGGAGTCAGTCATGTGTTTGTTCAGTCTGTCTGAGGTACTAGCacgctctctcatctctctattttTCTATCTTCTCTCGCCCctatctctcttcactctctttttttctcccttttaGATGATTTGTTCCACACAAATATAACCCAAAGGATATCTGTTACAATTGATCTAAATGAGTATTATTGCTCTTTTACGTAACTTGAATATATTGTCTCTATTTAAAACTACCCCATTGAACAGCATTGACTGAACTAAGAGAGGAAATAGGAAATAGTTTGAAGAAATAATTAGCTTTTTTTCGGAGAAACAAATCAATGCAGAGCCATGAAATGTGTATTCAGGTTTTGTTTATTGCATGTTTGGAAACTCTGAAAGTaaaaaattcaaaaggcactctcACATCTGCGCTATCTTTGTTGCAAGTGCATGGTAACAATTGAATAACATTAGAATAAAaaagaaacccgcacactgctcttgcttgTATCAATGCTCTTTATTAAGCTTTACGTATTGGCCTCAAGGCCTTTGTCAGAGCCTTCGTCAGAAACTCTGAAAGttgaaagtgtttttgttaacTCTTTGGTGGGGCGGCCCATGTGCTCTGAACAAGTAAATATATCATAGTTTATGTTTCATATAGATTATAATTGTTTTAACATGTTGGGGGAGGGGAATTGTGGAAAATTGGGCTTGGATCCCAGAGTTCCACGTATATGTTCATACTTAGAAATGTTAAAGGTTGCTTCATATAGGCCACAGGTGTTAAACtaattccatggagggccgagtgcGTGCGTgatttcgctcctcccttgtacttgatttaCGAATGAAGGTCCCTAATTTGTAAGGAACTTCCCGTACCTGGTTGTCTAGgacttaattgaaaggaaaaaactaaaacctgcagacactaggccctccatggaatgaattTGACACCCCTGCTATAGGCCTACTACTACACACCAAGCCTCTGCATATTAGCCACAACTGTTATTGTAACCATGACCTGAGGAGAACCAGGAAACAGATAGTTCCTGATCAGATGTGACCTTTTTTTGACAGCAGAGcaaaacatacattttacataacaTGCTGTGAGTAGGCTAAGGTTATTACAGTCCTGTAGCTTATGgatttcattgtgtgtgtgtgtgtgtacatttccgTAGAGAACTTTCCCATTCACTTACTACTGTGTTATTGATGAATTAGTGGAGCGTGTTAGGGGTGTTTGTGTTGCCATGGTGGGCCCTAACTATAGTTTAACTTCAAACCCGGTATTTTCCCTGCCACCATACATGTAacactgtgacaccaatcagctCTCtatatgtttgttttgtttgatgccATGTGGTACGTTACAAACAAAACAATCATCCCAGTTGGTGTCGCCTTATGACATGTGACTTAATATAATTACTTTTAGTCTGAAGATAATAATGTGCATTTTTGCATAAACTGTTTTGTACTTTCTTCTGTCAAATTCAGTTATCGGTTTTGATAGCATAGGGGAAATGAGATAAACGGCACCACGAATGATAACGTTGAATCATTTATTCACCATGAATACCCAACAATCTCCTTTTTTCCCTTTTAACTCCAATGAGCCATGGCCTTCTTCAGCGTCATAGCTGaggcattctctctctttctctagaacGCCTCTAGACTAGACAGCTACACACTGCTGTCTTGGACCAAAATTGTGATTTAGAACTTTGGCCATGATAAATTCCCATGTCTCCATTGTCTGTCAACTCCAGCTTTGTCTGTTAACATTTGAATTGATGACATTACAAGGTCTAATACATTTTTTGAGGATAATACAGGTTTGGCTGTACACAGGAATGCTATGTCATGAGTCATTATGAGAAAGTATTTTTGAAATGGGCAACAAATATGTGTGCCTGTAATCTGCACAAAAACTGGATGTAACACATTCTAGGAGCTTATGCTGTTTTGGGGGCAACTTTAATGAAGTTAAgtttgcaaagggagggtatataactggaaactttcaaagtttacgagtaaactaccagaattttgctaactctctgtgtggccttatcacatgaaATATCCGAAATAATTCAATAagattatttaaaaatataaaattaGAATGACAAAGCTGTTAAACatgatcctaaatataaaccatcaccTCAGTGGATATCATTGGTGTtaaatatgatgatgatgatgatgtttcagcatgaaatatcctttatatacattttttacacacttgtatttattttagtatgtcaatatgtatttgttgtcagTGTTTGAGTCAAACTGGTGGCAAATGTGAAGAAAGTCATTAGTTGAAATGAAAATTATGCAATTGTTGATATTAGATGCTTTTTCATTAATTGGGCTATTTTCTCTGGAACCACATGGTCTATCGACTAGAAACTCATGGATAATGTAAAGAGTCTGTGTGTAGCTTGTGAGATGAGTccggcgcaggacagcagatatgagtaatgaaaGCAATTTTACTCAATAATATCACAATACATGTCATATAAATACAAGGCCACATATACGGACCGcaatacaataaacaattactcacaaacaaacatgggggaacagagggtcaaataatgaacaagtaattggggaattgaagccaggtgtgtaagacaaaacaaatggaaaatgaaaagtggattggcgatggctagaaggtcggtgacatcgaccgccgaacgctgcccgaacaaggagagggaccgacttcggcggaagtcatgacagataatgatataaaaaataaatactataTGTGAATATATCCTTTCAACGTTATTAGAGTATAAATGACCAAAGTAACCATAGATTGCCATTGTCAggtgtgtgcgtactggtagcgaagtcaggtgcaggagagcagagatttgtgaacaggcgcacactttattgaGGCAAAACGCGCAAAACAGTCACAGGAATTATGTTTAACAATAAACATCTTTGTGAAATACCACAGAAAAAAACAAACCAGTCTGGTGCGTCAACAACAAACACGTAACCCAAACAatcttacacaaagacatgatggggaacagaggaataaatacatgtaaattgattggggaatgaaaaccaagtgtgcagggaacaagacaaaataaatggatacatgaaaaatggagcagCCGGTGATGTCAACCGCTGAACGCcgcacgaacaaggagaggagccgacttcggcggaagttgtgacagcCATAGATTTTCTATTAATTACCTAAATTAAAGAAGATTCCTCTTCTTAGGCTCTGCAAGCCTAAATCAAGTACTCCAGCTCATATGGGCCTATTGCTCACTTGAGATACGTCCAAGTAACAAACATATCCTACTGTTATAAATGTATGATGTACGCGAAAGACTTGCACAGTTAGGATTAGATACAAAGAGTGGTCCAAAGAGAGCCTCTCATAATTACAATCAGTGAACATGGATTGCAATATATAGCTCGACTACCATGGTGCCAGATGGTTTGCCTTAAAGTCACTTTAAAAGTGTTTATTAGACAACAAAAGGTAATGAACTCTCATTAACAGAGTTAATCGCCGTGGGTGAGGGTATGGAGCATGAGAAGTTGGATAGTTTCTGTAAGCTAACAGATGTTGACATTTCCTAAGATACATTTACAGTTCACTTTGGTGGGGATGCTGTTGTCAAAGTGTGTGCATGTTTATGTGTCTGCCTACTCATGCATGAATCCTAATAATTTCTAATGTCTGCTGGTATGTGGGATTTGGTGCATAAAATAACCACTGGCATATAATGTTGCATTCTTGTCTGGAATTTCAAAGACATTGGAAATATATGCTTATTTCCAAATGCATGAAATGTACTAATATTGCATTCTTGTTCTCATTTGACCAAGCTCAGAGGAAACTTTTGTCATCTTTATTATTCATACTGCATGTAACATCTCTGGAATGcacaacaggaaatgtgattGGATCAATGTATTGAACAATATAGGAAACATTATATATGAAACAAATAACCACAAACGTGAaactacctctgtgtgtgtgcatgtgtgcacatgCATCTGTGAGAGATGATTTTAGTGGTTTTAGAATGTATGAAATATCATAATTGCATACCATGCGGAGACATTAACTTGAAAACACCTGTCAAATaagttgtttgtttttgtttactttcCAATTTACAGTAGTAACTCCAAGGACTCGAAACAATTGCAGTATAGTAACCACCAGGTGCCACCAGATGGCTTCAAAACACACCTCTCTTTATTTCATGTtttatgtttattgtttttgaaTGCACACACTGTAGCACTATGAATTGGCCATGTTGCGTCTTATCCTAGTTCAGTGAATATGGTGACAGGAGCCACAGAAAGGCAAAATATCGTCCTCTGGACAACAACTCAATTTGTCAATCAACCAACGATGCAGTGCATTGTGTCATCACCCAAGCCTAAAGCGTTACCAAGAATAGAATTAATAACACATGATATTAGGGTAAAACTCTCTACATAAACAATGCTTTCAAATTACAGTGATGCAACTTTACTGTGCTCTGGGGCACTTGCATACAATAGACATTCGCTTATAGAGACAGTAAATAGATTATTTTCCCACGCTTCAAACAGTCCACAGGTAGAGTTGCTTTCTCAGAAGATTATTCACTCGGCCCCACCCTTTCCCTTTAACCCTTTACTCAATTGGGGAACAGTCCGTTTGCATTGGTACATGCATGCATTGTTTAGGTACGTTACTACTGCTTGAAAGAAGGCAAATGTGACCTTGAATTTGCTTTGCACTGTCACATCAAAGCTCTATCACAAACTGAATTAAGGTGTTAAAGGAACATTAGGGCCAGGTGTTTTTCATGTCACGTGAAAGTAAAGATAGCAGTAAGAAAGAGCAACGTGTTATAATATCCACAAAAAATAATGATAATGTCCACTTGCATGATAACATGTACCAAAATAATATGGATATCTTGCACAGTTACAAAATGGGattgcaaaaaaaacatttgtcttCAGAGTATTGACACTTGACAGTGGGACTGTGAAGAGGGTTAGAGCTCTTCCTTTTCCTCTTCAGGTTGGTTTTCGAAGAAGCTGTCAGCATAGTTCAACATCTGATCCAGAGCACTGAGTATCAGGATATCAGTGTTCTGATTCAGCTCCAGCTCCTGGCTGTAGTTCTTCACTGGCAGAATACCGGACACAGGAACGCCCAGGGATGCACTCAACTCCTGGATctgaaagacagacacacacacacacacacacacacaccacatgcagTGTGGTTGACCGCTTACTTTTGGAAACATAAATAACAATCTGCTCAAGACGTAAGAGACGTTAGGATTAGGATTTAAGATTGGCAATGGCAATTAAATAAAATGAGTCAAACGGCTCACCTTCCTTTGTATGTAATGGCTCATATAAACATTCTGCAGATCTTCTGACACTAGGGGGCAGGCCTCGTCCACTTTGGTCATTAACACCAGTTGGGGAATACCTAGGACAAACATGCAGAACAAGACAATGAATATGTCAGGATGTTTAAATATGAGAGAATTCCATACAGAGTTACCCGTTGAAATAGGATACACACTTGGAACACCTTCTTATGGAGTGTTTCTTCATAAGGTGTTCCATATTTCTTTAGAAACAGGAGTTGAAAGCACCTCATATTCATAGAGCATTATGAAACTGTAGAAAAAAAGCTATAAATCACACAATGCCCCTTATAATCACAATATACAACATTCATGCAAATGATATCCACATCCTCTTGTGCCTTTTTGTTTTATCGTACAGTTTCATAATGCTCTATGACACACTAtaagtatatacagtataacagtatgtacAAATATGTCAATTATAAGAAGGTTCATTGATTTGACACTGACTCGTCCCTTTTCAAAACATATCGTCCACCATTCGCTCACCTATCTGATTGGTCTTCTTGCGAATGGCGGCAAACTTCTCCACAATTTTGGCAGACATCAGAGAGACTCTGCAGGCGTCCACCACGTACACTACACAGTGGATCTGATCCTTCAGACTGACATGCTTACGATACCCAGGTACATCTTCACTCAAGGGCGTCATGGGATTAAACTATAAATGACAAACATGgagtttttttttgttggtttgttAGATTTGATCAATGGTGTATTCTCTCCTCCTACTGCTAGTTTGCGTTGTGCCTCCAGATAAGTCTGCATACCTGGTAACGGTCCTGAACATGGCCTTTGTAAATGTTGACTATGTCCTCCATGTCCAAGCCAGCTCCTGATGCCTCCTCCAGTCCCATGGTGTCACACAGGATCAGGGGTATAGGCTCACCACTCTTCCCCGACTTGATGGTGAAGGTACGGAACTAGGGAAAGATAAGACAGTCAGCACGCACCTGGGTGGTTGGCAATAATGGCATGTGGGTAAAATccctggggaagccaagccagggggGAAAAAGCCATATtataacctatgtgttgtgataattgggctgtttgctctataacctgttagttcatacaCCTTGACAACATGATATACAGAcctaaggcagagacaataagaagacacagtggctgaataaattcaaccacaccttcgtttcatcacaaaaccagagcaGTCCTCAatacatattgcatgtaacaaacagcatggtcaagttaatgtttctgacatttttggagtgctaaacaactactgatttagaacaacagagttactgcaagtcgcaaagaaaacaggcactgcctccactattccaaaAAATGATTTTCTTgtccaatcaacataagctaaatatgatgtggatgtccatcatagcctagtgatttgtgtgtgtgtacgtgtaagTAGAAAAAACACATTGACttaccctacttgtagagaaatgccaatACCATCCTCCCCTATCATGTTGCCTAAATGGTCTAtgactcatacagtacacactttgttttttgttgtactaggctacctggctaaaatgcttgctacctaacctaacttcctttcatgggcagcGATGtgccaggccagctagttaacatcaTTAGCATACTACTACATTTAggtacatattgaacttccatcctctcaggccagtgacacaatgtctgaatttatggttggatcagaatcactgatataatcattggccagtacagagaatgatgtaaaaccacaagtccaaatccctattgccacccatggctaatttaggaaagggacaattttagctagctctGATGGTTTCTCTGGTGAAAAACATTTGGCCTCTTGCGAAGTGAAGGAAATGTATTAAACACTGAGAGATGAAAGACACAGTATTTTGTTTATTCTTTTCCTTGGTCAATTTTTCCATTAATACATGCCAATGGTACgggaccaacacacacatacataatcaaCACACACATTAGATGTGGTACCTGGTCAAACTGACATAAGAAAGCACCCAcccatgcacacatacacatattaccTGGGTGGTCAGGCTGGTGCCTGCACTACCACAGATGGCCTGGCTGGTCATGTTTCCTCTGAAGATAGAGTTGACAGAGTTGAAGAAGCTGGACTTGCCAGCCCCAACAGGACCCACGAGGAGAACCCGGGCCTGACTCACTGACTTGACATCAGGCTTATAGTTCTTGATTTTCTCCTTCAACTGCCGTTTCCTCCTGGAAAGTCAGAAAGGTGCAGGGATAGTTAAGcacaatgtaatgtaatgtgtgtatgtgtgtgtgtgtttacagttatGCTTAAAGTTAGCATTACATACTCAGAGGTCCACTGCATGTTTCTCCAAGTCTTTGTCAAACAACCTCCCAATTCTGAATGGGGAGAAATTAGTTTGAATTATCTTTTACAAAGGTaggattatttacattttttgggcATAGTAAGTTCAGAAAATGTCCAGAATATATCTGcagtaatagtggaatgatagtgtttcacaAAGAGATTTGTTTTGAATGCAGCCTAGTGCTAGGTGAATTGCAACAGCACTAGGCTTCATTCAAAACAAATCTCCCCCTTCTCCGCATCCCATTTCCCGTAACATGGCGGAGACTCGCGCTTGAGCCTTTAACCTTCGGTTTTGGTCCACCAGATTTAAACTTCTGTAAAAACGTTATTTgttgttattgaaaatatatttcacagtgattTAGATTATTAGTACAATTATTCCCTACACTATTCAGTGCTTGATTTCTCTCATAAAGTGAAATGGAGCGAACAgtgtagaattttagcaaccaggaaatgttagagtggtttccactagataacacagccacaaagtcagaacagCCTTCCCATTTTGACAACATATGCCGCTCCGGTGGGAGAAATCAATAGGagaatatcacagccaatcacaacactggtgGATAAGGAATACTGTAAAGCACTATAATTCCACTATTACTATATTCTGAATTTTCTTTTAAATtacaatgcaaaaacaaaaataGATTGTGCAGCACCTTTAAAACATATAATGTTTGTTATTACAACAACCGTAGACATGTAGGTGTGACATTGTTTCAAGATGTAAAACAAGATTGTGCACTGAAATATCTTCTGTGGTTAGGAGCCACCATACTCCTAAGTAGGTATGGAAATATCactcaccctccactctgtaaACCTCACATTCAGTCAGCTGCAGGTCGTCGCCAT of the Oncorhynchus tshawytscha isolate Ot180627B linkage group LG31, Otsh_v2.0, whole genome shotgun sequence genome contains:
- the LOC112229707 gene encoding interferon-induced protein 44-like, with protein sequence MSVVTSSLSGDQEKKLLSLFGHVRLSLLYKASVQGYTAAAFHARCNSQGPTLVAAYNKAGFLFGAYTSKDYTQNGQPINDDKAFLYSINDERKNPLRVSSANGQYGFTDENTGPNFGALVFLFNDTATVQYNAGNSYNFEAAQMHGDDLQLTECEVYRVEELGGCLTKTWRNMQWTSERKRQLKEKIKNYKPDVKSVSQARVLLVGPVGAGKSSFFNSVNSIFRGNMTSQAICGSAGTSLTTQFRTFTIKSGKSGEPIPLILCDTMGLEEASGAGLDMEDIVNIYKGHVQDRYQFNPMTPLSEDVPGYRKHVSLKDQIHCVVYVVDACRVSLMSAKIVEKFAAIRKKTNQIGIPQLVLMTKVDEACPLVSEDLQNVYMSHYIQRKIQELSASLGVPVSGILPVKNYSQELELNQNTDILILSALDQMLNYADSFFENQPEEEKEEL